CCAGGCTGACCAAAAGATGCctacaccaccatcaccaattTCCATTGAGAGAAGAAATTCTTAAAGTGATTGCTTAACCAAGAGCACAGATACTCCTGGGAATATTAGAATTCAGTGCAGGGAAGAATCCTGAAGAGAGTCAGACACACTGCAAGAGAAAGAAGGCACCAGCAGCCATGTGATTCTCCtaacagtcactgctcttaaaaCCTTTAAGCATAAAAATCAGATGAAACTATTAGGAGATTACACAACAGAGTCTAGTAGATTCATGATTTTCTTGAAAATCCTGACATGTGTTGCCAAATATGAGGAAAGGTCACTTAAAAAAGGAAAGttggagccgggcggtggtggcgcatgcctttaatcccagcacttgggaggcagaggcaggtggatttcagagttcgaggccaacctggttaacaaagtgagtttcaggatagccagggctacacagagaaaccctgtctcaaaaaacaaaaacaaaaacaaaaacaaaaacaaaaacaaaaacaaacaaaaaacaaaaacaaaacaaaaaatggaaagttGGCAGAATTTCTCATAACACATCTTTCATGGGAGTCAAGATCTACATATTAGACTAAGATTAGTGGCCACTGTTGCAAGGTTTTAGAGCTGTAGTAATACAAATAGTGTAACAATAAATTAGTAGAATTTAACTTCATATAATGACACACTTGTCACTATGGTAGTTAACTGAGTAAATCGGGAGCCTATGGGAAACAAAGAGCATACTCTACATTTGTAACTGTAATATGCATTGATAAATTGACCATCTACAAAGGgtataagaaaagaaatcaataatgACCACTTAATTTATCATTGAAATTGTTTCATTcttgaaaataaagagaagattCATTTATAAATTACTTCAGGCCAATGTGTCTGGAACAGCCAAACTGACAGTTGAGATAGTATAGTACACCACGAGAAATAATATGGGGTGGCAATCAACCCTAGATCAAAAGAGACAAAGGGATAGACTGTTTACACATCCTGTCAGTCCCAAGATGAATAACCTGTGCTTCAGTGGATGAAAGTATCCCATCTGTGGCTGCccaagagaaggagggagagaagacaacTCCGCAGTTTGTTCTCattcttctcttccatctcctcctaaGACGTCTCTTTGGGCACATTCAATCAGAAGTGAGAGGTCAAGAGAGCCTGTTGGTCATGCGCCCAGGGTACAAATCAGGATGGCAAAGGTCAGAGAGAATTTACACAGAGGAAAAATGCAAGCTCTACATCATAACTATATCTGCAAAGTATCTACATTCATCTATAACTCTTCTGGAGTATTTTAAGTCGGCTTCGCTCCTACAGTTTCCTTAAACCTTTTCTCTGTAAATGACCTCTTCTACACTGTACAAGCAATCATGAAGAGAGACAAGGCCTCATTTCCCCTGCTAGCTGAAAGTGAAACTATACAGAGTTTCACAAGTATCCCACGTTTACAAGCATTAAGTTTCCATGAGTGTGTTGTGTCTCCCTGCTCTGAGCCAAAACGTCTTCCAACATTTCTCAGCTATGCGCAAATTATGAACTTTATCAGCAGTCTTAGtgtgaaaataaaaggaaaggatttTTGTTACATTGGCCACAGAAAGTTTCTCATTTCACCTTCTAGTCTTCCATATCCCAAAGAGTCTAGAGGGACTTAGTGAATTCAATGGCTCAGGCCAATAAAGCTATTTGAATATAATGTATAATACAAATAAGTGAGCAAAGTGGACAGTCGTCACAGTCATCACAAACCACACAGCCTATAGCATATTACCTGGTCACAATGCCAAATTGGGACTAAtcaaaaagaatataaacaatgaaacaaagtgctggagcaatggttcagcaattaagagcacacaggcactgctcttgcagaggacttgggttcagttcctgacatacacatggcagcttacaaaaATCAcatcagttccaggggacccgacatcctcttctgatgtctgtagctcaaagaacatgcatgctacacatacatgcatgcaggcaaatcatctacacacataaaataaaaataaataaacctttaaaaaagtaCGCTCCCTTAAGAAAGCATGTCCTTTGTGCATGAATGAACGCCAGGAGGCAAAGTGATTATGATTATGCAACTAGCAACtgaggatcacacacacacacacacacacacacacacacacacacactttaccttACTTCCAGAACACCAAGAGAACCATTCTTCCAGGAAAGGTCTACTGGTAAACATAAAATGCTACCAAACTAAGGTTGGTGCCTGTCGTCAACATTTCTTACTACAAAGAAGGGACTCTCCACCCATTTCTTCAATAAAAATCTGTCTGCTATCACTCCCATTTTGAAGTTTGTGATTTCTATAATTTAATATGGCTTAAAAATAAAGCGGAGTTTCCATAGAACTTTGGCTGTCTCAAACTTAAACTGAGTTTTGTTTGAAGAACGGACTGACTGCTTTAAATACACTGGACAAGCTAAGAATGGTGATTTGTCTCAGGAAGCTCATCCTGGGTGAGGCTAACCTGGGGAAGAAccacttgaaaaagaaaagaaaaaaggaggtttgaaaagaggaaagagtgtcgggtggtggtggtgcatgcctttaataccagcacttgggaggcagaggcagaggcaggcagatttctgagttcgaggcaagcctggtctacagagtgagttccaggacagccagggctacacaaagaaaccctctctggaaaaaaaaaaaaaaaccaaccccccaccgaaaaaaaagaaagaaaagagagaagagaaagatgagagaaaagaaaaatgaaattcagaacCAATTAAAGAAGCAAGGTAAAGAAGTAAATttaggaagagggagaaaaccaGACATGGTAGTTCACTCCGGGCATCCCAGTACTTACGAGGATGTGACAGGAGAATCCCCACAAccacgaggccagcctgggataaagAGTGAGACACTATGTCAAATATATCTTTtctagaaggagaaagaggagggaggagtaaACAAAGCACAAAGAATGGGAACTATTATtaatatgagaaataaaaattaagaaaacaagtgAATGTTTTTCTAGTGAAAGTGGGAAAAAGGATGGTTACAGCATGGGTCATCTTCTGGTCTCCCTGGGTAAGAAAACTGCCAAACTCCCTGAGTAGTCACACAGCTCCAATGACATCACTTCTATTTCCTACTAAAGAGAAGGTGTCCCAGTCTTAATTCAACCTAGGATTTCCCAAACTGCACATGTACTGTTCATTCCTTCAGCATTTAAGTATTTGGAGTAATATAAAACCAGGAAGCTCTTCAGCCCACAGGAATTTCTAAAATATGCCTTGGCCCAGAGGTTGCTCCAGGTAAGCCTAAGTAGATTCCAAGAAGGTGGCAGCAGTGAGCTACCAAAAGAAATCTCTGTAGCAAGCTTGTTTCAGTGGGAAACATCCCTGCAGTGGCTTTCAGGATATCAGTAGGTCTGAGGAAACTCAGTTTCCCCTTCATGTGTGAATAAGCTGCAGACCTTGCTGTCGTCCACACTGCCCTTCAGTGGTTTGAAACCTGAATTACTCCGTTGTCTCAGTTGTCTTTTCCCCCAGTTCTAATAATGATTTCTCTATATCCTCCCTGTACCTGCTCACACTTCCTTGTCCCTTGATTCCGTTCTTATCTTCAGTAGGTTTTGTTTGCCtgattgctttcttgttttgttttttttttggaggggggtttCACTTTGGTGCTATTATATTCACATAAATGCTTCAGAGCAAAGTTAATGATTACTGGACAAATCAGTTATTACAGAACATGCCaagagagggtgggggatgggagagagagagaaggagggatggagggggaggtagggagagagagagagagcgaaagagggagagggagagacagatacacacacacacacacacagagagagagagagagagagagagagagagagagagagagagagaaatatggtGTAATTAAACATTAACAAAACCCCCACTGTACAAATAGGGCAAGCACTGTACAAATAGGGCGATCAGTGCTCAACTCAAATCAACACCTAAGAAAGTGAGAGTGTGGAAGGAGTCAAAGGAAAATATGAACAGCTACTACACAGGCTGATCCCTTGAGGGTATGTGACATCTCTCCTGCAGTTCCCCAACCCTGGAATACGCATGACACTCCACTGCAGCTCTCTTAGagactctccctcctcctcccttcacaTTATAATCCCACCCTGGGTGTAGTGTAGCCAGTGACATAAGAAGGTACCGCATATGGGAGACAAAGATACAAAAATCCTGGAAGGGTTCTGGAATATTGGGCTCAGGACTCAATTCATCTGCGTTATCACAGTTAAAAGTTgtctttcctaaaaaaaaaaaaaaaaaaaaaaaaaaaaaaagccttggtTTCTGCATCTCTGTGATCAGAATCCCATAACAAGGTTTGGAAGAGGCAAATTTGGGAAAATTTCAGAGTGTATTAACTTAGAATACTGTTGGAGGGAAGCCTGGTTAAATAAAGGAGATAAGGTTAGAAAGAAGACTTGGAGTCAACATGGGAGTGATGAGTGAGAATCTTAAAGTATCTGAGTCTACCAAAAGTCAATATAATTGAAATGACTCAAGATGTCACATCATTACCAGTAAGGAAGCTGATGCTATGGTGTAGGTGATGTGCTTAGCAAAGAGATGCCTTCTAAAAATCCCTGAAGGGGGCCCCATGCCTGCCTCAGATTtacctacacatacataaactATAGACACACTTTAAAGGAGAAGCCAAAAATGGCAGGTAGGCAGGGTGTACTCCAATGGGTGCCAAGCCAAAACTTATGGGGGTCAGGGGACAGGTTGCTGTCTGTTGCTGTCTGACATTCTTGCCCCCATCAGCAATTACTCCTGGGCTCTGCAACAAATGAATCTACCCAAAAGTTTCGGGCAGAGAGGCAATACACTTGAAGTGACTTTAAAGACCACGTGTTTACCAATAAAGAAGTGGGTTCCCTACAGGGGAAGGCAAGTGAGTGAAGATGGCAAAATCAGCtgccatttcctttcttttgtctcttgGAACTATCCCAATTCAGTGACCACATCTGGATCTCTACATTGCTTCTGCCTGTGCAATATCTAGCTGCTGATCAGAATCATATCTGATGTCACGCCAGATGAATCAGGCTTTGGCATCTTCCCTTATCACTGTAAGAAGTAGCGATGGGAAGACGCCATGACCCAGACATGGTATCATAACCTAAATTTAAAACTTGCAGGGCTCCAGAAAAGTCCGTCTTTAAAGTCATCAGCAAAGCAGAAACTTTCTGAGCCTCCTGCCATCGCTACAATCTTTTATTCCTCATCCTAATGCCAGAGAACTGGGTCCAGCTGTGCTGCTCCAGCTGTTGAAGGCCTTCTGGGAAAACTTCACCTCTGACTCCAGTCTGTGCTTTCCCCCGAATGGAATCATTTACCAATCCCTGTGCTCGCTCCTTCCCTGGCTCGGTGTGGTCTGTGACATTTTCAGGGACTCACGTGGAGCACCCAACATCATCGCTCTGAGCAGTGACTCCTAGGAACTTCCCGAGGACCAGACTGTTGCAGGCTCTGACACGCAAAAGTGGGGAGAGTGAACTGGGTGTCAGGAGGGCCTGGGGCAGCCGGCTGAGCTCTAGGAGAGTAGGGGCTCGGTTCGTGTCAACAGCTGGACCTTTCTTTCCTGCTCCCAGTACTGTACTGGCGCTGCTCCAATCAGAAGGCTGCGAGACATCCTCTCAGGCTAGCCCTGACTCACTTGGCTACTCTTATCTTGTACTTCCTTTCAAACCCCAACCGGGGGTTGAAGCACAAATCTTAACCCAACCCACCATCCAGCTTCTTTCTCCATCCCTGATAATCGTGCTGCTGGGACGCATGCCTGGGGCCATCCAAAGATTTCCTGGCTGAGAGTATGAGCTGACACAGCTCAACAGGTCAGAAGCTGTCCCTCCCCTAGGAGGAGAGCATGCTGGACAGGTCTCTCTCTAGTGGCTTAGACCTGCAACAGCACCATCACACCACACACCTTAGGAGCCCCCACTACTCCTGGTAAGGCATCTTTCCTCCACCGAGACCTAAATAATAAGTTTCAAGGGCAGCTGGATGCTTGacttcatcatttaaaaaatcttaatcactctgtagaccaggctggccttgaattcagaaatccgtctacctctgcctcccaagagctgggattaaaggcgtgcgacaccccGCTCTGCTACCAGTTTTCTTTAATCAAGCTTAGGCACTCACCCTGATTCTGAGTTTTTGAAGATGAGACTAACTGGTCCTTTTCTCATATAATTCAATTTTTCATTGTTCCTGTTTCCAGTATTATGACTACAACTGCCCGGTTTCAGTGAAATGCCTTCAACAAAAGTTATGTTATCCCAAGGCTGCGTTCATTCTCCAAAATCTGTCATACAGGAACACTGAATGAAGAGGGACATTGCCAGTTCAAACTGGACAAAGGAGATAGATGGTCAGGGTGTGCATGGTGGAACAGCATCAGTACCAAGCCCCTAAAGTGACTGCGGGTGTTAGAAGGTGTTTTTtccaagcagaaaaaaaaaaaaaatcagtcatagAAACTGCCCAGTAGGAAAAAGATGTCAAAATGATGACAGGGTATCATCTCTAAAAGCATATCTAAGCATGTAGCAAGTGTTTAGGGCagagctaaaaaaataaaaataaaataaaattttaaaagaaaaggaaaaaggtgaGGGAAATTCCTGATGATTTTGCTAAAGTTAAAATTCCATAGATTTGGCtagctttatttcttttcttttacatcatCAATTTAGAATTCTATAAAGAAAGAATGACATCAAGGAAAATCATTGGCCTAGGAGAAGAGAGCCCGTAGGCGTTTAGGTGTTATATATATGGAGGCAGAGAACACTGGAAGATCAGGGAGACTCCAAGTTCAGGCAACAGCATGGGTGAATATGGGCTGTGCATGGACTGGGAAGGGGCGGTGAGGGCTGATACCTGAGCACAGTCCTTGCAGGTCTGGAGGCTCTCCCTGCTTGGAGGGGCAGTTCCACGAGAAACAGAGTTGGAACTGTGTTTCAGTGAAAAGTTTTCTTACTGTGTGTCTTTCCAGTTCTTCTCAGGAGCCTCTTCATCCTGCAAGTACTAGTACGGATGGTGCTAACTTACAACTTTTCTAACTGTAACTTCGCATCAATTACGGATATATATTGTAACATAATTTTTCATGACCTGACTGGAGATTTGAAAGGGGTAAGTGAAGAGACTTTTTTttgacatatgtatgtatgtatgtatgtatgtataaagtaGGGGCAAATATCACAAAAACTCCAATTTGAGTCTGTAAGAAAGGGAAATAATTTTGGGGAAAAAACTATCCCAACTCTCTTAGAAGTGggattttaaatgtgtgtatccACAAGGCTTTTACAAAGCAAGAAGAGGCTGACAACAGATATGGATATTGGTTTACTGCTTGGTACAGAATGGGAATCCTTGTGAGATAAGAACTCAGGAGAGGGACAGCTAAGACATGAAGCCGTGTTCCATAGCTTTTCTAgtgttctagatctttcaggATATTGTTATGAGACatggaagtctttaattttttaaaaatatatagtggtaactatttctttgaaaatgtacATTCTTAGGTACAgtgtgagagagaggcaggtatGAATGACTATAAAGCAGATATAGACATTCAAAGAATAATCGTTCTTTGCTGCAAGTGGGTTTTAAGTGCCAGGTGCAGGAATTCCTGCTTGGGTGGGGCTAGGCTTTCCTCTGAGAACCTAGAAAAAGCAGAAAACTGGATGTTTCACCACCTTGTCCATCATATAGGGTCACGTCACTCAGCGGAAACTAAACCCTGGAAGCAAAGGGCTGGGGAATGCTGTTCCCTCCGACTCAGTTCTTTATCCTAACTTGCTTTCTTCCAGGCTAAGTTCGCCAAGTTCGAGCAAATCGAGGACTGTGAGAGCAAGGTGAGTAAAGTGGTCAGCAGCtctagttcccccccccccccccggggtgGCCCGCATCCGGAAAGGGATCTGGGGAAGAGCCCCCAGGCGGCAGCTGAGCTCCAAAAGATGCTGGCTGTTGAGCCGATAGGAGACATCTGGGCTGCTCAGTCTAGGACTCCACTTCTCTGGTTTAGGAGAAAGTGTGTTTGCGGAGCAATTTGCAATAGGCATCCCCTTCTGCCCCAGGAAGAAAGACCTGTGGGAAACCCAGAGGAACGAAgttgaaacaccatgaccctGGGTCCCAGGGCATCTGCTGTCAGCACGGTCTCTTCACAGCCACCTCAAAGGATGGGCGGAGCTAGCATGGGTGGAAGGAAGCCTTTCCAGTAGGCGCTCTCGGCTACTCTTGCCAGGCACCTCCCTCCTGTGGGTTGATTCCGTTTTCCTCTTCTCAACCGACTCTGGATTCTGATACCAGACACCATCCTGGTGTCTTTCCCTCctatccccatccccttccctgtccctttcATTCAATTTTCAATATCtggcgggttttttttttttttttttctccctgaactGCGCCGCTTGTGAGCAGCCAGCTTGTCTCCTGAAAATCGAGAACTATACTCTCAATCCTATCCCTGGCTGCCCTTCACTCCCCGAGAAAATATTTGCCTGGAGAACAAGAGCTGCCCTCATTGGCCACTGCCCAGGCTACCCTGAAACTGAGGTAAGCCCAAAGTATCAAATGCCTGCCTTTGCAATGAATGACTGGGGAGAAAGAAGCCCTGCGTAAAAGTGGGGCTTTAAGTgcggtgttgtttttgttttgtcttgttttgtttttctgatcttAACGTTTCAGGAGCAAATGAGCCAAGTTGTGATTGTCAGTCGAGCTAACCTTGACAAAGACTCCCAAACACAATCTACCTCCGgagttctatttttgttgttgttgttctttggtcTGAGTTTTGATTGTAAATCTGAGTTGGTGTTTTCAGGTGTGATCAGTGAGCCTCCTATGTTAGCAGATTGTTCTCCTGGCTCCTGAAACATGACAGTTTAAAAGACTCAGTTTCAAGACACACAAACCAGACCTCCAAGATTCCTGGGTTTGGTGCCCCTTACAGGTTCGCTGTTCGTTGGCTGTGTAAACATCGCTTTTTAATAGTGTGCTTTTCCTTAACTTTCACATTCATTGCCCCCATTCCACTTCATTGCTTGTGTGGATGGAATTGCAGTCTCTTTTCATAAGGTATTTGTGTACGCAGTTAGACATGAATACGTGAAGAATTAAAAGTACTCACTCCAGAGTGCCTTACTTTAAACCCTAGTCCTATAATTTCTAGTTTCGGAGATTTAGACAAAGTGCTTAGCCTATGGTGCTTTGGTAAAAATAAGAACGACAGTGCAGCATCCTATGCAGGGCTATTGTGGGAATCAAATGAGTGATAGCGCTTGGAGCCGTGCCTAGCACACAATACTTCCTCAACATTTATTTCACTTGGCAAGCGAAGTAGAATATTTGTCTTCATTATGACATGCTTAAGAAAACagacatatgtttgtgtgtgcatgcatgtaagtaTATGTAGATACATGTGTAAAAGTGTTAACTTAGTGAACTTTGTCTAGTATTTCTGTGTAAATGTAGATAAGACTATCATGTTTTGGGGCTTCAAGACTGAACTCCTAGAGTTCAGTCAGCCTGGAAGTGAAAGTCACCCAGGCTGAGCTTACAGGAGAAAAGTAGTAGTAGGCAGCCATATGAGAAACTGGCCGGAGTTTGCCTTCTTTTCATAGAAACCCTAACAGATGTGCAGATAGACACAATATCAAAATAGCCAGGGCTCAGGAGACAAACATGATTAAACTTGTACACTTTGTGTGAAAAGGGGAGAACCTGGAGGAATTTATCTTAGCTCCTTCCCAGACCAAAGATGAAGTCGGAGGAGACTGGAAGATTATTGTTTACCTTGGGAAATTCTATCCCTGGGAGGTCCAGTCTCTCACAACTCTAGGGCAGTCCATTTGAAGAACTGTACCGGAATCCTCTTCAGAGTCGTAGGGTGGGTATGCGAGCCAGAAAACTTCAGTTTCAAAGAACAGACTGGGTTTGCTGAATGATATGTACTGAGGCCCAGAAGACAGCTTGTGCCTCTGGGTACTTATCTTGTCAAGGAGATTAGGAAACTGTAAGTTTATTCTCTCATTTAATTATGCAATAGACATCCAACGTTTCTGATGTAGAAAACGCTGCACTCAGTGTTGTGGGGAATACCCTTGATGCAATGGCAGTGAGAGCCAAGTAAATGACACCTACTTAGAAGTCCTTGCAGAGTTTCAGAAGGAACTATCTGACTCCATAAAGCAGAGGCTTTATGGAGGAGGTGCTGAGAGAGACAGGGCATTTCTCTGAAGAAGCACATGCAATCATACCGTGACCAAGTATCTGGGGAATTTTGGGGGGAAGGGATATGAATAGAAACATAGTGCCACTCAGCCAGCctttaaagatagaaaaaaacTAATGTTGACTATTTCCCCTTATTCCGCAGAGAAATGACGGTACTCAGGAAATGGCACAAGAAGTCCAAAACATCTGCCTGAATCAAACCTCACAAATTCTAAGATTGTGGTATTCCTTCATGCAATCTCCAGAATAAAATTAGCTTTCAGCTTCTGCT
This DNA window, taken from Mus caroli chromosome 18, CAROLI_EIJ_v1.1, whole genome shotgun sequence, encodes the following:
- the Tslp gene encoding thymic stromal lymphopoietin, with amino-acid sequence MVLLRSLFILQVLVRMVLTYNFSNCNFASITDIYCNIIFHDLTGDLKGAKFAKFEQIEDCESKPACLLKIENYTLNPIPGCPSLPEKIFAWRTRAALIGHCPGYPETERNDGTQEMAQEVQNICLNQTSQILRLWYSFMQSPE